A genome region from Arachis duranensis cultivar V14167 chromosome 6, aradu.V14167.gnm2.J7QH, whole genome shotgun sequence includes the following:
- the LOC107495532 gene encoding uncharacterized protein LOC107495532, giving the protein MKKERAPRPGVVRPRFKPNTRPYNKSKLDAVIQRLKLFRNIKARFKYNLDLDIYSSLLNKVFKYRTGRKSITQLSSDAAILMRGHPDLIDQFNKWIPRTRQDSCTLLSHHLAATHLENRDLQDEGDDEVSTDTDIDTDSDAEDWDWLKRSTKLGGCTGPYKVWKIWKKIKDRFKCDMEICESLKDKVDKYKDGRKSIIQLSSDVATLLRGHPDLIEEFREWIPITPNEGSDEVSSDTSFSTTDTDADIYNDTSSDAMD; this is encoded by the exons ATGAAGAAGGAACGTGCACCACGTCCGGGTGTAGTACGGCCAAGATTTAAACCCAATACACGTCCATACAACAAAAGCAAGCTTGATGCGGTTATACAACGCCTTAAACTTTTCAGAAACATCAAG GCCCGATTCAAATACAATTTGGATTTGGATATTTACAGCTCGCTTCTAAACAAAGTATTTAAGTACAGGACCGGAAGAAAGTCTATCACCCAACTGAGCTCAGAT GCTGCTATACTTATGCGAGGCCATCCAGATCTTATTGACCAGTTTAACAAATGGATTCCCCGTACTCGTCAAGATTCATGTACGTTACTCTCGCACCACTTGGCAGCAACACATTTGGAGAACCGTGATCTACAGGATGAGGGCGATGATGAAGTATCTACGGATACTGATATTGATACAGATAGTGATGCTGAAGATTGGGACTGGTTGAAAAG GTCGACTAAGCTTGGTGGATGTACAGGCCCCTATAAAGTTTGGAAGATTTGGAAAAAGATCAAG GATCGGTTTAAGTGCGATATGGAGATTTGTGAGTCGCTAAAGGATAAGGTGGACAAGTACAAAGATGGAAGAAAGTCTATCATCCAACTAAGTTCCGAC GTTGCTACACTTTTGCGGGGCCATCCCGATCTTATTGAGGAATTTCGCGAATGGATTCCCATCACTCCGAATGAGGGATCCGATGAAGTATCTAGCGATACTAGCTTTAGTACCACTGATACTGACGCCGATATATACAATGATACATCTTCAGATGCCATGGATTAA
- the LOC107495612 gene encoding LOW QUALITY PROTEIN: uncharacterized protein LOC107495612 (The sequence of the model RefSeq protein was modified relative to this genomic sequence to represent the inferred CDS: deleted 1 base in 1 codon) produces the protein MVSAASPRIPTETVKNAVEALLKWRDSNSESHKPKLFDADEEFVYLVVTLKTIPHKSRVNSYKVPLPHSLLSPFNETCLIIDDRSKSKLTKQEAQKKIKADNVAVSKVLRLSKLASDYRPFEAKRKLCDSYDLFFADKRVVPLMPRLLGKKFFKKKKVPVQVDLIKKNWKEQVDKACSSALLFLGTGTCCVVKVAKVSMESEQIVENMMAAIEGVVEVVPKKWANVRSLHVKLYESLALPVFQAVPEVKLRIEGSKVEEAEKEKQTMEEEEEEEGEDHSGAKR, from the exons ATGGTTTCTGCAGCCTCTCCAAGAATACCCACCGAGACGGTGAAGAACGCCGTGGAGGCTCTCCTGAAGTGGCGAGATTCCAATTCCGAGTCTCACAAACCCAAACTCTTCGACGCCGACGAAGAATTCGTTTACTTAGTCGTCACTCTGAAAACCATCCCTCACAAATCCCGCGTTAACTCTTACAAGGTCCCTTTACCCCactctctcctctctccctTCAACGAAACTTGCCTCATCATCGACGACAGGTCCAAATCCAAACTCACTAAACAAGAAGCTCAAAAGAAGATCAAGGCCGATAACGTCGCCGTTTCCAAGGTCCTCAGGTTGTCGAAGCTGGCCTCCGATTACCGCCCTTTTGAGGCGAAGCGGAAGCTCTGTGATTCATATGATCTT TTTTTCGCTGATAAGAGAGTGGTGCCTTTGATGCCCAGGCTGTTGGGGAAGAAATTctttaagaagaagaaggtgccgGTGCAGGTGGACTTGATTAAGAAGAATTGGAAGGAGCAGGTGGATAAGGCGTGTTCGTCGGCGCTTCTGTTTCTTGGAACGGGGACTTGTTGTGTTGTGAAGGTTGCCAAGGTTTCCATGGAGAGCGAGCAGATTGTTGAGAATATGATGGCTGCCATTGAGGGGGTTGTTGAGGTTGTGCCGAAGAAGTGGGCGAATGTGAGGTCCTTGCATGTTAAGCTTTACGAGTCGCTGGCGCTGCCTGTTTTCCAGGCTGTTCCGGAGGTGAAGTTGAGGATTGAGGGAAGTAAGGTTGAGGAGGCGGAGAAAGAGAAGCAGAcgatggaggaggaggaggaggaagagggcGAAGACCATAGTGGCGCGAAgcggtga